Proteins from a genomic interval of Paenibacillus sp. FSL H8-0048:
- a CDS encoding FG-GAP repeat domain-containing protein, with product MDKMKFGMNLKSLIGIFIVFSLIVKPSQGSAASVDEVFRIVDKGGTIYNYDPSGRLTESQTRSAIVKNKYDLNGNMVTRKSVARSLTQWQLGNGLGSNTQFVNDVNGDGKADVVLFFKDTGTWYVALSNGQGIKGYQRWIAGHGVGSDAQFLADVNGDGKADAVIVNYGNWYVALSNGSGFEGYKLWVAGHGVGASGLFLSDVNGDGKADAVIENSGSWYVSLSTGQGFQVYSKWIEGYGVGAFKEFLADVNGDGKADAVVFYEQEGSWYIALSNGRGFEGYKKWIEGHGVGSADQLVADVNGDGKADTVIVNNGNWYVALSGGSFFKAYDKWSTEGAVGRNVYWLADINGDRKADIVHYNEESGEWSTSLSSGQSFQNYKEWSLEGGSEVFSQFVSDVNGDGKADAVLFFKDTGTWYVALSNGQGIKGYQRWVTGHGVGSDAQFLADVNGDGKADAVIVNYGSWYVALSNGNGFEGYKLWVAGHGVGASGLFLSDVNGDGKADAVIENSGSWYVSLSTGQGFQAYSKWIEGYGVGAFKEFLADVNGDGKADAAVFYEQEGSWHIALSNGKGFEGYKKWIEGHGVGSADQIVADVNGDGKADAVIVNNGNWYVALSNGSSFTGYEPWITGFGGVGSKLYRLADIDGDRRLEAIVITIDDSWYVWDYLSGSN from the coding sequence ATGGATAAAATGAAGTTTGGAATGAATTTGAAAAGTCTAATTGGTATTTTTATAGTCTTCTCTCTAATAGTAAAGCCTTCACAGGGTTCGGCTGCTTCTGTAGATGAAGTGTTCAGGATCGTTGATAAAGGCGGAACCATATACAACTACGACCCCTCTGGTAGATTAACGGAGAGTCAAACTCGTAGTGCAATTGTCAAAAACAAATACGACTTGAATGGTAACATGGTAACCCGAAAATCGGTAGCGAGAAGTCTGACACAGTGGCAGTTGGGAAACGGACTTGGCTCCAATACTCAATTCGTCAATGATGTGAATGGTGATGGGAAGGCGGATGTGGTTCTCTTTTTCAAGGATACGGGAACGTGGTATGTCGCTCTGTCGAATGGTCAAGGAATTAAAGGTTACCAGAGATGGATTGCAGGCCACGGAGTGGGATCGGATGCCCAGTTTCTGGCCGATGTGAATGGAGATGGTAAAGCCGATGCTGTTATTGTGAATTACGGAAATTGGTATGTGGCACTGTCCAATGGCAGTGGGTTTGAAGGTTATAAATTATGGGTGGCTGGGCATGGAGTGGGGGCTAGTGGTTTGTTCCTGTCAGATGTGAATGGGGACGGTAAAGCAGATGCAGTTATCGAAAATAGCGGAAGCTGGTATGTATCTCTTTCTACAGGTCAAGGATTCCAGGTCTATAGTAAATGGATTGAAGGATATGGTGTAGGAGCTTTTAAAGAATTCTTAGCTGATGTAAATGGGGATGGTAAAGCAGATGCCGTTGTATTTTACGAACAGGAAGGTTCTTGGTACATAGCATTATCTAATGGAAGGGGATTCGAAGGGTACAAAAAATGGATAGAAGGCCACGGCGTTGGTTCAGCGGATCAGCTAGTGGCAGATGTAAACGGGGATGGTAAAGCAGATACCGTGATCGTTAATAATGGGAATTGGTATGTAGCTTTGTCAGGAGGTAGTTTCTTTAAAGCGTATGATAAATGGTCGACAGAAGGTGCCGTGGGAAGAAATGTGTATTGGTTAGCTGATATTAATGGGGATCGCAAAGCAGATATTGTTCACTACAATGAAGAGAGCGGAGAATGGAGCACATCATTATCAAGTGGTCAGAGCTTCCAAAATTATAAGGAGTGGTCACTGGAGGGTGGATCAGAGGTTTTCTCTCAGTTTGTATCTGATGTGAATGGTGATGGGAAGGCGGATGCGGTTCTCTTTTTCAAGGATACGGGAACGTGGTATGTCGCTCTGTCGAATGGTCAAGGAATTAAAGGTTACCAGAGATGGGTTACCGGCCACGGAGTGGGATCAGATGCCCAATTTTTGGCCGACGTGAATGGAGATGGTAAAGCCGATGCGGTTATCGTAAATTACGGAAGTTGGTATGTAGCGTTATCAAATGGCAATGGGTTTGAAGGTTATAAATTATGGGTGGCTGGGCATGGAGTGGGGGCTAGTGGTTTGTTCCTGTCAGATGTGAATGGGGACGGTAAAGCAGATGCAGTTATCGAAAATAGCGGAAGCTGGTATGTATCTCTTTCTACAGGTCAAGGATTCCAGGCCTATAGTAAATGGATTGAAGGGTATGGCGTAGGAGCTTTTAAAGAATTCTTAGCTGATGTAAATGGAGACGGGAAAGCTGATGCTGCTGTTTTCTATGAACAGGAAGGTTCTTGGCACATAGCATTATCTAATGGAAAGGGATTCGAAGGATACAAAAAGTGGATAGAGGGCCATGGCGTTGGTTCAGCGGATCAGATAGTGGCAGATGTAAACGGGGATGGCAAAGCGGATGCCGTGATCGTTAATAACGGGAATTGGTATGTTGCATTATCAAACGGAAGTAGCTTTACAGGCTATGAACCTTGGATTACGGGGTTTGGTGGTGTCGGGTCAAAATTATATAGGTTAGCAGACATTGACGGAGATCGCCGATTAGAAGCGATAGTGATAACCATCGATGACTCTTGGTATGTGTGGGATTATTTATCTGGCTCTAATTGA
- a CDS encoding RICIN domain-containing protein produces the protein MTYKKICINLLAFALFISSQTATAMKYTYSRTGGLSLIRISEEKYMNFQYDNNGNLIGKKNLNCKPSEYKLLNVNSNKALDVYAGNSVNGTKVQIETDNGTDAQRWLLCTTGNSLFKLININSGKALDVAGGETSNGTRVQIWNDNGTDAEVWRVVEQGDGSYELINIHSNKALDVANGDTANGSPVQIWASNGTSAQKWRLIKAISNGTEYKILNAGNGKALDVTGGNTADGTPIQIWTHNDTASQRWRVYDTGGNNYKLINVNSGKVLDVDGGGTTNGSAIQIWTDNGTTAQQWEFRENADGSISFINVNSNKLLDITNGENDDGTRLQIYEDNGTSSQKWRLIR, from the coding sequence ATGACTTATAAAAAAATATGTATTAATTTATTAGCATTTGCTTTATTTATTAGCTCTCAGACTGCCACAGCAATGAAATACACTTATTCAAGAACAGGTGGTTTAAGTCTAATACGAATATCAGAAGAGAAGTATATGAATTTTCAGTATGATAACAACGGTAACTTAATTGGAAAGAAAAACTTAAACTGCAAACCATCAGAATACAAACTATTGAATGTGAATAGCAATAAGGCACTTGATGTATACGCAGGAAATAGTGTGAACGGAACCAAAGTTCAAATAGAAACAGATAACGGAACAGATGCACAGCGGTGGTTGCTCTGTACAACCGGAAATAGCCTTTTTAAGCTGATTAATATTAATAGTGGGAAGGCACTTGATGTAGCTGGTGGAGAAACATCCAACGGAACCAGGGTTCAGATATGGAATGATAACGGAACCGACGCTGAGGTATGGCGCGTAGTTGAACAAGGGGACGGTTCATATGAACTAATAAATATCCATAGCAATAAAGCTCTGGATGTTGCAAATGGTGACACAGCGAATGGAAGCCCTGTACAGATATGGGCCTCTAACGGAACATCCGCACAGAAGTGGAGACTCATTAAAGCGATAAGTAATGGAACAGAATACAAAATATTAAATGCTGGTAATGGAAAAGCCTTGGATGTCACAGGAGGAAATACCGCCGACGGTACTCCTATTCAGATATGGACCCATAATGACACCGCATCCCAAAGATGGAGAGTCTATGATACTGGGGGCAATAACTATAAGTTAATTAATGTGAATAGCGGCAAGGTACTGGATGTGGATGGTGGAGGTACAACTAATGGTTCTGCTATTCAAATTTGGACGGATAACGGTACAACCGCTCAACAGTGGGAATTTAGAGAGAATGCAGATGGATCCATTAGTTTCATCAATGTGAACAGTAATAAATTGCTGGATATAACAAATGGAGAAAATGATGATGGTACCCGTTTGCAGATATATGAGGATAACGGAACAAGTTCGCAAAAGTGGAGATTGATTAGATAG
- a CDS encoding GBS Bsp-like repeat-containing protein — protein MKIVKLLKYICLLFILLLGYAASATHAGASSTNHIVIDVIGSSPQRIYTYNQGRLDTEILPDRTINQYTYDANGNLIKRSRANSSAPPYLFYLSSVSYDIYIRGVQPNVQQVHFPTWTAWNDQDDVEWIAGEKLADGVWKGTVVFNKHGGEIGSYITHIYADGKIVSDLVADVQNNGVTVTAPVQASLADGFYTVQASGIPESIKEVRFPTWTEHMGQDDLVNPWITGERLADGSWRIKIPFSNHNFEMGNYITHIYTFDRYGNKMGVGGKVVNVTGGSGGSKETDLSGVSYDVFIYGVDPSIQSVQFPTWTANNNQDDIEWIEGVKVGNGVWKATVVYARHNSETGRYITHIYSSGNFLGDWEFDVTNSQIVKAPATAKLGEGYYEVSIDGIPANVTRMEFPTWTNQNGQDDLIWYQGERESSSKWKIKIPFANHGNEAGVYNTHLYASDGYGNKRPVGGVTVNVNR, from the coding sequence ATGAAAATAGTAAAGCTTCTTAAATATATCTGCCTTCTCTTTATTCTGTTGTTAGGATATGCTGCTTCAGCTACTCATGCTGGGGCCTCCAGTACAAACCATATCGTTATTGATGTCATTGGTTCATCTCCACAGCGTATTTATACCTATAATCAAGGGCGGCTGGATACGGAGATTCTACCGGACCGCACAATTAATCAATATACATATGATGCTAACGGGAATCTGATCAAGCGCAGCCGCGCGAATTCATCCGCTCCACCCTACCTATTCTATCTATCTTCAGTATCCTATGATATTTATATCCGCGGGGTTCAGCCTAATGTTCAGCAAGTGCACTTTCCAACTTGGACTGCCTGGAATGACCAGGATGATGTGGAGTGGATTGCAGGAGAAAAGCTTGCTGATGGGGTATGGAAAGGAACAGTCGTTTTCAACAAACATGGTGGTGAGATTGGTAGCTATATTACTCATATTTACGCGGATGGAAAAATTGTGAGTGATCTGGTTGCAGACGTCCAGAATAATGGAGTAACGGTTACAGCACCTGTGCAAGCATCGCTGGCTGACGGTTTCTATACTGTACAGGCTAGTGGTATACCGGAGAGTATCAAAGAGGTGCGCTTTCCTACGTGGACAGAACATATGGGACAAGACGACTTGGTCAATCCCTGGATAACAGGTGAAAGACTTGCAGACGGATCTTGGAGAATTAAGATACCATTCAGTAACCACAACTTTGAAATGGGAAATTATATTACACACATTTATACGTTTGATCGGTATGGAAACAAGATGGGCGTAGGCGGCAAGGTAGTCAATGTGACAGGTGGATCTGGAGGCTCTAAGGAGACTGATCTGTCCGGTGTTTCGTATGATGTATTCATCTATGGGGTAGACCCGTCTATTCAGAGTGTACAATTTCCGACATGGACGGCTAATAATAATCAGGATGATATTGAGTGGATTGAAGGTGTTAAAGTCGGGAACGGGGTGTGGAAGGCAACGGTTGTGTACGCGAGACACAATTCGGAGACAGGTAGGTATATAACTCATATCTATTCAAGTGGCAACTTCCTTGGAGATTGGGAATTTGATGTGACCAATTCACAAATAGTGAAAGCACCAGCAACTGCTAAGCTCGGTGAGGGCTACTATGAAGTCTCTATTGATGGAATTCCCGCTAACGTAACCCGCATGGAATTCCCAACATGGACGAATCAGAATGGCCAAGATGATCTCATTTGGTATCAAGGAGAACGGGAGAGTTCGTCCAAATGGAAAATCAAAATCCCTTTTGCTAACCATGGGAATGAAGCTGGAGTCTATAACACCCATCTCTATGCAAGTGACGGATACGGGAATAAACGGCCTGTTGGAGGAGTTACAGTAAATGTTAATCGCTAG